In a single window of the Nicotiana tomentosiformis chromosome 8, ASM39032v3, whole genome shotgun sequence genome:
- the LOC138898150 gene encoding uncharacterized protein, with protein MEGLYAYHRYCVRHLKAKFQRAYPNKYLHDVMWMAATDHQECKFRRRMELIRQEDQGAYSWLMRHKLDKWTLHADGGRRWGILTINVSESFNGLVKFACGLHATVMVRMSFKQMAERFAERYRVASSLMERGVEFIPIPMKIFDKYRKQAQWHSFLQYCNEQNIFEVRIAIRHNRGNNTHTVNKGRRLCSCGKGSIYHMSCSHAMKCLQHTGFATTRFIDKEYSVAPYLNTYSGQLQPEGAEHYWPPEPFKMVYNKYYVR; from the coding sequence ATGGAAGGActgtatgcctaccaccgttactgtgtgaggcatcTGAAGGCCAAGTTCCAGAGGGCTTATCCGAATAAGTACTTGCATGAtgtaatgtggatggctgcaacagatcaccaagaatgtaaattcaggaggcgaatgGAATTGATTAGGCAGGAAGACCAAGGAGCCTAtagttggttgatgcgacataaacttgacaagtggactttgcatgcagatggtggcagaagatggggaattctgactataaatgtgtcagagtctttcaacgggttagtGAAATTTGCATGTGGATTGCATGCCACTgtcatggtgcggatgtcattcaagcagatggcggagaggtttgctGAAAGATATAGAGttgcatcgtcattgatggaaaggggtgttgaatttattcCAATACCAATGAAAATATTTGATAAATACAGGAAGCAAGCACAATGGCATTCGTTTTTGCAATATTGCAACGAGCAAAATATTTTCGAAGTTCGCATTGCTATTCGTCACAAccgggggaataatacacacaccgtcaaTAAAGgtagaaggttatgctcttgcGGGAAAGGCTCCATCTATCACATGTcatgctcacatgccatgaagtgcttaCAACATACAGGTTTCGCGACAACGAGGTTCAtcgataaagaatatagtgttgctccatacttaaacacctatagtggacagttgcagccagagggtgctgagcattattggccaccggaa